A genomic segment from Spinacia oleracea cultivar Varoflay chromosome 3, BTI_SOV_V1, whole genome shotgun sequence encodes:
- the LOC110785368 gene encoding methionine aminopeptidase 1B, chloroplastic: MVAPNPHCSNQWRNNIIIISNAISQHTHFPSHTKMAISAYTSLQLSSSFRGDVLPTSLSSISPLSGGSNSRNGSVVFAKRLFGLEEAMRIQREKDLQDKKSVKKNPLKRGKVSPRLPVPDHIHKPPYAGSNKLPELSSDYQIHDSEGIAHMRAAGELAARVRDYAGTLVRPSVTTDEIDKAVHQMIIDAGAYPSPLGYGGFPKSVCTSVNECMCHGIPDSRQLQDGDIINIDVTVYLNGYHGDTSKTYLCGNVSNTMKRLVKVTQECLEKGIAVCKDGASFKRIGKIISEHAEKNNYGVVDRFVGHGVGTVFHSEPIIYHHRNKHPGEMVEGLTFTIEPILTMGSIDCITWGDNWTAVTDDGSPAAQFEHTILITKTGAEILTK; the protein is encoded by the exons ATGGTTGCACCAAACCCACATTGCTCAAATCAGTGGCGAAataacatcatcatcatctccaACGCCATTTCTCAGCACACTCATTTTCCCAGTCATACAAAAATGGCGATTTCTGCTTACACTTCACTTCagctttcttcttcctttcgcGGGGATGTTTTGCCCACTTCATTATCTTCCATTTCCCCGCTTTCTG GTGGTTCGAATTCCAGAAACGGGTCGGTTGTGTTTGCAAAGAGGCTATTTGGGTTGGAGGAGGCCATGCGAATTCAGAG GGAAAAAGACCTCCAAGATAAGAAATCAGTTAAAAAAAACCCATTAAAGCGTGGAAAAGTATCGCCTCGTCTTCCTGTGCCTGATCACATACATAAACCCCCTTATGCTGGCTCCAATAAATTGCCTgaactctcaagtgactatcagaTTCATGATTCTGAAGGTATCGCTCATATGAGGGCAGCAGGTGAACTTGCTGCTCGTGTTCGGGACTATGCAGGAACCTTGGTTAGG CCATCAGTTACTACGGATGAAATTGATAAAGCTGTACACCAGATGATCATTGATGCTGGAGCTTATCCTTCACCTCTAGGCTATGGTGGGTTTCCAAAGAGCGTATGTACTTCTGTCAACGAGTGCATGTGTCATGGTATACCTGATTCTCGTCAGCTACAG GACGGAGACATAATCAACATTGATGTCACAGTTTATTTAAAC GGTTATCACGGAGACACATCAAAGACATATTTATGCGGCAATGTCAGTAACACAATGAAACGGCTAGTGAAG GTAACCCAAGAATGCTTAGAGAAAGGAATAGCTGTATGCAAAGATGGTGCCAGCTTCAAAAGAATTGGAAAGATAATCAG TGAGCATGCCGAAAAGAATAATTACGGTGTGGTGGATCGTTTTGTTGGACATGGTGTTGGAACTGTATTTCATTCCGAGCCAATTATATACCATCATA GAAATAAACATCCAGGTGAAATGGTTGAAGGTCTGACCTTTACAATTG AACCGATTCTTACAATGGGAAGCATCGATTGCATTACGTGGGGTGATAACTGGACGGCTGTTACAGATGATGGTAGTCCTGCTGCACAGTTTGAGCATACCATCTTGATTACAAAGACTGGTGCTGAAATCTTAACCAAGTGA